In one Corallococcus sp. EGB genomic region, the following are encoded:
- a CDS encoding rhomboid family intramembrane serine protease, protein MSIGRLAGKGRERRIPGLTIALIAAQAILYTFVASGGPPGVDALIHWGAKSGPLVTDAGQGWRLLTANLLHRDALHLGLNLLVFAGVGTAVERACRWWDFVALLVVTGLATMAGSLWWSPTVSVGASGWVFGCVGALLMLGRRARSGPGARFRWFSGENALPTVLVFLWLGWTSVGVDNAGHLGGLLAGLLVGVLPRSRAWGPGLARAAALVGLAVLGAAVVVAERSQWRVERDDAFGVSVSLPDGWHREEDGQGRRAFSNGLKGLGRATLTAEAIEAGEPGDGSAQARHFLDESLVPGRAGPEGRAVSVGSVEPAPLGGRPAQRIRAELDGAGGRTHLVAWFVPRGEWVYRLVFTWPTAYPAYARVVERMTADVRFDEPASLRVARARALLVPGVAGPLRELGHALRRWGLPADAVEPLVSAVVLGPTQVDTRVELARAYFESGQVDAGCHAAAEARVYGPSDTGALEAGVRCALARGDTADALLRLEEARRVDPRDARLRAAEGALKAAVEARGP, encoded by the coding sequence TTGTCCATCGGTCGATTGGCCGGAAAGGGCAGGGAGCGCAGGATACCGGGGCTCACGATAGCGCTGATCGCGGCGCAGGCCATTCTGTACACGTTCGTGGCGTCCGGAGGGCCGCCCGGCGTGGACGCGTTGATCCACTGGGGCGCCAAGTCGGGCCCCCTGGTGACGGATGCGGGGCAGGGCTGGCGGCTCCTGACGGCCAACCTCCTGCACCGTGACGCCCTGCACCTGGGCCTCAACCTGCTGGTGTTCGCGGGGGTGGGCACCGCGGTGGAGCGGGCGTGCCGGTGGTGGGACTTCGTGGCGCTGCTCGTCGTGACGGGGCTCGCGACGATGGCGGGCTCGCTCTGGTGGTCGCCGACGGTGAGTGTGGGCGCTTCGGGGTGGGTGTTTGGATGTGTGGGCGCGCTGCTGATGCTGGGGCGGCGCGCGCGCAGCGGGCCGGGGGCGCGCTTCCGCTGGTTCTCCGGGGAGAACGCCCTGCCCACGGTGCTCGTCTTCCTGTGGCTCGGCTGGACGAGCGTGGGCGTGGACAACGCGGGGCACCTGGGCGGGCTGCTGGCGGGGCTGCTCGTGGGCGTCCTCCCGAGGTCTCGGGCGTGGGGGCCGGGGCTCGCGCGGGCGGCGGCGCTGGTGGGCCTCGCGGTGCTGGGGGCGGCGGTGGTGGTGGCGGAGCGGTCGCAATGGCGGGTGGAGCGCGACGACGCCTTCGGGGTGTCGGTGTCGCTGCCGGACGGGTGGCACCGCGAGGAGGACGGCCAGGGCCGGCGGGCCTTCTCCAACGGGCTGAAGGGGCTGGGACGGGCCACGCTCACGGCGGAGGCCATCGAGGCGGGGGAGCCCGGGGACGGCTCCGCGCAGGCCCGGCACTTCCTGGACGAATCCCTGGTGCCGGGCAGGGCGGGGCCGGAGGGGCGCGCGGTGTCCGTGGGGAGCGTGGAGCCCGCGCCGCTGGGAGGGCGGCCCGCGCAGCGGATCCGCGCGGAGCTGGACGGAGCCGGAGGGCGGACGCACCTGGTGGCGTGGTTCGTGCCGCGAGGTGAGTGGGTGTACCGGCTCGTCTTCACCTGGCCCACGGCCTATCCGGCGTATGCGCGGGTGGTGGAGCGGATGACGGCGGACGTGCGCTTCGACGAGCCCGCGAGCCTGCGGGTCGCCCGGGCCCGGGCGCTGCTGGTGCCGGGCGTGGCGGGGCCGCTGCGGGAGCTGGGCCATGCCCTGCGTCGCTGGGGGCTGCCGGCGGACGCGGTGGAGCCCCTGGTGTCCGCGGTGGTGCTGGGGCCGACGCAGGTCGACACGCGCGTGGAGCTGGCCCGCGCGTACTTTGAATCCGGACAGGTGGACGCGGGGTGTCACGCGGCGGCGGAGGCCCGGGTGTACGGGCCCTCCGACACGGGCGCGCTGGAGGCCGGCGTGCGCTGCGCGCTGGCGCGAGGGGACACCGCGGATGCCCTGCTGCGCCTGGAGGAGGCCCGGCGCGTGGACCCCCGGGACGCGCGGCTGCGCGCGGCCGAGGGGGCCTTGAAGGCGGCGGTCGAGGCGCGAGGGCCGTAG